The proteins below are encoded in one region of Heliangelus exortis chromosome 22, bHelExo1.hap1, whole genome shotgun sequence:
- the SWI5 gene encoding DNA repair protein SWI5 homolog, whose product MSAPRPGHVSRGGERRRRRPGPAPARPALPGADQPGSRFSARLRACGSKAIFGRQRPSFCSNGDNEVLPYINVSCTFTQTRSPRLPAGPCRGRTTRPGLPRGGRSSRPAPLRGRRDRSSRPAPGSARIGRGQAAALDEGVPPSGGCSPARRPTGPPRVPPRRTPRRCGPAGFKSPVPSPGSCQPTGTSEEALRYEIEELKQKDLALDKEIAQLLSDGYSLEELEKHISLLHEYNDIKDAGQMLLGKLAVIRGVTTKQLYPEYDLELSD is encoded by the exons ATGTCCGCCCCGCGCCCGGGCCACGTCAGCcgcggcggggagcggcggaggcggcggccaggccccgccccggcccggccTGCGCTCCCCGGGGCGGACCAGCCCGGCAGCCGCTTCTCAGCGCGGCTGCGAGCGT GTGGCTCTAAGGCCATTTTTGGAAGGCAGCGGCCATCATTCTGCAGCAATGGGGATAATGAGGTCCTGCCCTACATAAATGTCAGCTGCACCTTCACACAAACGCGTTctcccaggctgcctgcagggcCCTGCCGGGGGAGAACTACCCGGCCCGGCCTGCCCCGCGGCGGCCGCAGCTCCCGCCCTGCCCCGCTGCGGGGGAGGAGGGACCGCAGCTCCCGGCCTGCTCCGGGCTCAGCCCGCATCGGGCGGGGACAGGCGGCAGCCCTGGATGAGGGGGTCCCGCCGAGCGGGGGCTGCAGCCCGGCCCGCCGACCGACCGGCCCACCGAGGGTTCCGCCGAGGAG GACCCCCAGGCGCTGCGGCCCCGCCGGCTTCAAGTCACCG GTCCCATCTCCAGGGTCCTGCCAACCTACTGGAACCAGTGAAGAAGCCCTGCGGTATGAAATCGAAGAGCTGAAACAGAAAGATCTTGCTCTAGACAAGGAAATTGCACAATTATTATCTGA TGGCTACAGCCTGGAGGAACTAGAGAAGCACATCTCTCTGCTCCATGAGTATAATGATATTAAAGATGCTGGACAGATGCTGCTGGGCAAGCTGG ctgttaTCCGAGGGGTTACTACAAAGCAGCTCTACCCTGAATACGATCTGGAGCTTAGTGACTAG